The sequence caagcttacatacatttttcaagttgagaatctaagtttcataacttatggtttcattaaagtgtagatccaagttttgtaaattaggatctaacttaagaacactagatctagactttctagtctaggatctttaaggtctaactaagaactaagttctacaacttattatcttgattatttagtttactttcaagtttgtagcttaatattactagtagaactcatgtatgtgtcggatctaagatcttgatgtaactttggttcatcaaactacatacaactcttaagtgagttgtgctacatatcttagacttacactagtgttatgatggtcaaaacttggttaaaatgatgcaaacccatcaacgagttgtacacttgaagccatacgcatcaaggatgagaaccgtgatgagcatcaagcaccaagaacccaccggaatacCTTTCTTACTGTTTATGGAACTGACCAGACTATCTGGGCTcctagaaagttgattttcagttagttcggttcgagtagatgattttccgtttagaccttgtcttaatccgagttacggtttaggatctatggcctcccgaaagtcactacaccctattaacgttgtgctgaaatttcagacctactcgcacttaaaccgtcaccactgtCAAACGAAGAcaattttggttctggaaattggtcagaaactaggggactcatatacgaagccatgtccactggtctcaccttaattcagtttgtatagaggccgtggcgactgaacgaagtcagcctttgttttaaaccctattcttggatgaaaacttactttacccttttgacttaatgatgaatgatgatgatacttaagacctaatttacatacatttaaacctttgggaacgatttactgacttagtacttttgacttaggttgaggactttcggaccaaccacttgcttactttttccgcgtatagacttttactactttccactgtgagttatagcatccctttttactttaaactattttgggagctgagaatacatgcgcattttacgttttacatactaggcacgagtacttaaactttatatatgtgtgggttatacaacgacataaactttccccttagctcggtaacgtttagtcattggtctttgaaccggtgaacgcgaatcttagatatggatccatagggtttgacatccccactcgggctagtagcgctagcatttaaagggtgtttaatacttcgtaaacatacgcactcgccaagtgtacttttagggggtgataaacgttaagttagttaccaagtgcccacggttatacatatacttttcatactgttttgaaacgctgttgaaggactgaaatctcgtggcctaccttacattactgttatacttaaactatagctcaccaacctttgtgttgatgtttttaagcatgtttttctcaggtgcttaaggtttgcttgcttccgctgtactagtcatgctttgtagacacccgctgcgcttattagagatgtcaccgcatgaaacgtttaatttgcattcaaactttattacttttgaaatgatgtatttgtaacgacctatgggtcacgtactattattgcttgctattcgtaggagcatatttttggttgttaaacattcaatgttggttaagacatcaccttttattatgaatgcaaacttattttgaaactgcatatagtatttgaccttgtaatgatccagttgttgatgattcgtacacgatggttttgtacgggacatCACACATCACGTTAACCGGAGGAATCCCTTCCGAAGGTtagttgtcacacccccaaattagggcctagggtatttgtgactaattatatcaaatcacagttgtataaacgagaacgactctatatgagacgttttgaataaaacatttattaataaaacagcggaagcattacaagttttacatcaaatttaaactgaaataataataatagtcttaatgcaaagtaaatgtaatgaaatgaagactccatgtagcagcattcaattcatcaggtagcaatcatggcaatcatcttattcgtcacctgagacaaaacatgcttaaagtgtcaaccaaaaaggttggtgagttcattagtttatcaaaatcaatcatttccgttataataataggccacaagatttcagtttcataaatatccgtacactagcaagtgtataaaagcattctataagttgtaggcacccggtaacaagccttaacgttcatgttttaccctctgaagtacaccagatcaggtgtgtttaaaataacctcgaagtactaaagcatcccatagtcaggatggggtttgtcaggcccaatagatctatctttaggattcgcgcctaccgtacatagacaagtagtttaatgttaccaagctaagggtatatttctagtttaaacccacgtagaattagttttagtacttgtgcctatttcgtaaaacatttataaaacatcgcatgtattctcagcccaaaaatatatataaaaagggagtaatgaaactcaccttaaatagcagttgaagtattccacgcaagaaaggaaagtaaagcaagtaagtgaccgagatatcaactagaagtagttctttaagagagaaatgagagattaaggtgtaagtttgaaatgagaaatgtatgtggtatttatagttgaaaatgttaggtaaaaaaaattaaaataaaataagtaaatcttaaaagttaaaataagaaaaattattttgtatttttattaaaagtaaatcttaaaagttaaaataagaaaaagtagtttgtatttttattaaaagtaaaatcttaaaagttaaaataagaaaaaggagtttgtatttttattaaaagtaaaatcttaaaagttaaaataagaaaaattattttgtatttttattaaaagtaaattttaaaagttaaaataagaaaaagtagtttgtatttttattaaaagtaaaatcttaaaagttaaaataagaaaaagtagtttgtatttttattaaaagtaaaatcttaaaagttaaaataagaaaaagtattttgtatttttattaaaagtaaatcttaaaagttaaaataagaaaaagtaatttgtatttttattaaaagtaaaatcataaaagttaaaataagaaaaagtagtttgtatttttattaaaagtaaaatcttaaaagttaaaataagaaaaagtattttgtatttttattaaaagtaaatcttaaaagttaaaataagaaaaagtagtttgtatttttattaaaactaaaatcataaaagttaaaataagaaaaagtagtttgtatttttattaaaagtaaaatcttaaaagttaaaataagaaaaagtattttgtatttttattaaaagtaaatcttaaaagttaaaataagaaaaagtagtttgtatttttattaaaagtaaaatcttaaaagttaaaataagaaaaagtagtttgtatttttattaaaagtaaaatcttaaaagttaaaataagaaaaagtattttgtatttttattaaaagtaaattttaaaagttaaaataaaaaaaagtagtttgtatttttattaaaagtaaaatcttaaaagttaaaataataaaaagtagtttgtatttttattaaaagtaaatcttaaaagttaaaataagaaaaagtagtttgtatttttattaaaagtaaatcttaaaataaaagtagtttgtatttttattaaaagtaaatcttaaaagaaaaagtagtttgtatttttgtatttatttattaaaagtagatatagttttaattttttttttgtataaaattctaaaaagaaaatttgtttaatatatttctaagaacatttaacattttatttctatatttgtttaattattaaatacgaattttatataaaaattattattatatttagtttttataaaaattaaaatttatgattattaatttatagtttttattagttttataaatgttataatattatgtattatttagttaattatatattctattaactaaataacaaaagtaatataaatattatatatatattcattgatgtaattatgttatattatatatcataatcttatttataatatttataattatattatatattttaagcgtacgtttattcggtcaacattaaatttattcgtatataacaactctaggtattttagtaaaatcggaagtcgaaaagtgagggttgttatagtacctacccgttaaaagaaatttcgtcccgaaatttagtttttgccatcaatcagcgttgttcgtacctaaacgaggatatttacgttttatctggtcttcacgttcccaggtaggttcggggcctttcgtgaattccaacggatagaatattgttctgtttcatgcatttaaataatacgaaccctaatttcttacaggttcttctgtaaagtgcattttatcattaatgcggaggttatctaaaggattaataagagtgtcatttgactaggttatccttaaaagggatgatggtgttatacgagcattttagtaaactgaacacatgaaatgtgttatgaatagtattgagcttatttaaaactttgagtgtttatgtcacaatattagggtagacaaaacagagagtagttcatgaaaattatagtcatgaagtttgatagagatcatcattgtttacaacaagaatattgtaatgatgaatataagttgaaaaaataaagttttatcactactgaataatatggataaaacgatttgattataggaagcgtataaacgaagctattgtaaaagagtgaatgagaaattaaatgttcgccttaacttttgacgtagtcacgattgatttttggaattcaagggattaaaggaaatcttcgtaatccataagatttgattctccggtaattaaggaatttgaaattttctttgattaaatgaggtgaattgcttcaattgctgtgtttagaattttgctataaattagcttcttccgtttcattatcttcaccacttctatactttcttcctcaattcatacttccaaagattgtgagaatgctccatccagttcttatcctggatatttttctgactatcatttcagtcattcttctttttcatttaccactagaggaatttgttttcttctactattaccttggggttatagtgtttttaattctcccatgtctttacgttgcaatacgtattgatatacacggtttgtaatttcggtatcgttatcgggctacatattttcccttatatgtcggatctctttgcctttttattctcctctcgactctaagtaaagcgagtaatggtccagaatttgtaggtatgaagtttcgaatggacctactgttctaagcgtaatgtcacgatttgatttggtaaattaccagaattactgaggatagaactatcaagaatatatttgcttgatatgttcagagattaagtagaatgtaagagtcgtgtaacatggcaaatgatgattataaagtctatgaatcatcatcttccattaaaaatttagcatgacttactgtaatataatcatgttggcctgacgtcattatattatactaactcatgcttcaattctcaacactacttcaaatcattcaaaatttgaatttaaattttacggaatatagaaacttaaacagttttcctttatgatgtaataaagatattgcaaagagataattaattgcggacaagaatcgttatgaagatatctttagaaatatcgaggatatttataacgaaagatatgatgatattttagaatttctaaaatcgatggataatgaagaaattcttctgtaaggatttagaatgcgtaaaaagatcttctgtgatttccttcagaaatcgaatcatctagattctttggttataggtttactccttgggatttgtccttggtctccttcatgttttgctcaatccgtctttcaataccagatattcttttgagcttttccaacacacaattctttattatcaagcttctggtcattaaggccatctacagcttttgctgcttcatcagcattctcaaggttaactgatctgaatcattgattatcaatctggtatgttttcaaggattttgaagaatgtacaatgtaatatattaatgtgaatgttagatatttcttgggtattacctacccgttaaaatattttcacaattaacagtttgtacaaaagaatttttaaatacaatctttatgaaaatatacatacatatatattttcttcagatgtaattatggatttaataagttaatataatattaaactcatttgatttacggttgaaacgagaataaataatctccaaaactttagagattacataatcgtcgcggaatatttctttaatgaagttatgaatcaatacttcatcgttcattgttattaatatacctcagtaaatgatgttgatgctcgtagatttcttgtgaaattcataaggcacaaatgatgttttcgagaaattttcgagtacatcgaaaaagaggagtgtaaaatcacacatgcatttgaataatacacttagtttattatgaaatggagtttattgtactgaagcagtgattaatgattgttaagtcattaacgaaggatgtacatcatagcgtattagtgatatgaattaaccaagtagtacatactagttaagattcacacgtaatagtttagtacgaaaagatttattattgttccaaaccatatatatataaagtatacatatataattcttcaggaagaatgagtcaatacatcttaactcattattactaatattccttagtatctatgggcgtatgatgtcgatttttgaggtaccgattatgatgttgagacgtgggatgctgatgttgttgttggtgaagctgatgctgttggtggtgatgctgatagtactggtggtgctggtgctggtgctgctgttggtgctgcttgtggtacttggttagtaagtgtgagcctagctaccaaatcgcgcactatttcctccagggtttctactttacgctcgagtctatggatttgttctacccattcctctgtaaggtttttcaattcttgatatttagttcgaagtcttctaacttcttctaataaccctttctggttagaattcgagagtagaggacgaatattgtcgttggttacatcgagtcgaccttcgaggcagaaaatccttgcgaaaagagtgaaaacggtattgcgaacaggttcgccagtaagaggatcgagtactccgacgtttggtggtaagtttggctcgtgataaggagtaccatcttcatttctccatagggtgagtatttcgcgaacccatccccattttctaaagaaatcacggtaattgatcggtgggtgtgctcctgtcacgctatctttggagctagaagaacttgatgaattaggtgagaaatccatattatgtgtttggaatagggtttgatatgaaatgggtgttgaatattgaatgatatattcatctccttgaatacgtatatatagcagaaagatttccgtaatttacggaggaaatttaggaaaagtgttagacaaggtctattgggaatagatatgctaagatatgatttgtctatactctaataatggcagtatgacgtgtcgagattataaaatgataagtatgtaatctaataatctttcgattaaagactttcaattcgtatactgtgataacccaatgacatttcccggttcgcaaaccgatgcataaaggcataaggcatataggttcgtgatataacagggagttatatacgtttgagtatgaattataggagtttcaaaaatcttggataatatttcatgtaatacatatgtaatacataaaaccaggatagatgactaggtgagttgttcttaataagttcaccacttattaagtgcgtaagtgactaagtgttgtatgatcactatagtcaggtttgatattgtgcaccatacccaaacatctatgccaccgccgagtcacttgaatgatcaattgttaccggttggcccaggaattctcgaccaaaatctaaatttggcattcgaaatccgcaagcgtcccatagtggtaccaaggatcaccctaggccttaagtagcgttgacgttcgagtaatttcacattatcgtgtatgttataatcttaagatttaagtatagtttctaaggtatagtgtagcatttatcaattaaaggcaacaattaaaggcactatggtcaaggaaagttgtagtcctacattgctaaggtacctaattgtataaggcacacataaaatgcaatcctggttctctacaataaccttgctctgataccaatctgtcacacccccaaattagggcctagggtatttgtgactaattatatcaaatcacagttgtataaacgagaacgactctatatgagacgttttgaataaaacatttattaataaaacagcggaagcattacaagttttacatcaaatttaaactgaaataataataatagtcttaatgcaaagtaaatgtaatgaaatgaagactccatgtagcagcattcaattcatcaggtagcaatcatggcaatcatcttattcgtcacctgagacaaaacatgcttaaagtgtcaaccaaaaaggttggtgagttcattagtttatcaaaatcaatcatttccgttataataataggccacaagatttcagtttcataaatatccgtacactagcaagtgtataaaagcattctataagttgtaggcacccggtaacaagccttaacgttcatgttttaccctctgaagtacaccagatcaggtgtgtttaaaataacctcgaagtactaaagcatcccatagtcaggatggggtttgtcaggcccaatagatctatctttaggattcgcgcctaccgtacatagacaagtagtttaatgttaccaagctaagggtatatttctagtttaaacccacgtagaattagttttagtacttgtgcctatttcgtaaaacatttataaaacagcgcatgtattctcagcccaaaaatatatataaaaagggagtaatgaaactcaccttaaatagcagttgaagtattccacgcaagaaaggaaagtaaagcaagtaagtgaccgagatatcaactagaagtagttctttaagagagaaatgagagattaaggtgtaagtttgaaatgagaaatgtatgtggtatttatagttgaaaatgttaggtaaaaaaaattaaaataaaataagtaaatcttaaaagttaaaataagaaaaattattttgtatttttattaaaagtaaatcttaaaagttaaaataagaaaaagtagtttgtatttttattaaaagtaaaatcttaaaagttaaaataagaaaaaggagtttgtatttttattaaaagtaaaatcttaaaagttaaaataagaaaaattattttgtatttttattaaaagtaaattttaaaagttaaaataagaaaaagtagtttgtatttttattaaaagtaaaatcttaaaagttaaaataagaaaaagtagtttgtatttttattaaaagtaaaatcttaaaagttaaaataagaaaaagtattttgtatttttattaaaagtaaatcttaaaagttaaaataagaaaaagtaatttgtatttttattaaaagtaaaatcataaaagttaaaataagaaaaagtagtttgtatttttattaaaagtaaaatcttaaaagttaaaataagaaaaagtattttgtatttttattaaaagtaaatcttaaaagttaaaataagaaaaagtagtttgtatttttattaaaactaaaatcataaaagttaaaataagaaaaagtagtttgtatttttattaaaagtaaaatcttaaaagttaaaataagaaaaagtattttgtatttttattaaaagtaaatcttaaaagttaaaataagaaaaagtattttgtatttttattaaaagtaaatcttaaaagttaaaataagaaaaagtagtttgtatttttattaaaactaaaatcataaaagttaaaataagaaaaagtagtttgtatttttattaaaagtaaaatcttaaaagttaaaataagaaaaagtattttgtatttttattaaaagtaaatcttaaaagttaaaataagaaaaagtagtttgtatttttattaaaagtaaaatcttaaaagttaaaataagaaaaagtagtttgtatttttattaaaagtaaaatcttaaaagttaaaataagaaaaagtattttgtatttttattaaaagtaaattttaaaagttaaaataaaaaaaagtagtttgtatttttattaaaagtaaaatcttaaaagttaaaataataaaaagtagtttgtatttttattaaaagtaaatcttaaaagttaaaataagaaaaagtagtttgtatttttattaaaagtaaatcttaaaataaaagtagtttgtatttttattaaaagtaaatcttaaaagaaaaagtagtttgtatttttgtatttatttattaaaagtagatatagttttgattttttttttgtataaaattctaaaaagaaaatttgtttaatatatttctaagaacatttaacattttatttctatatttgtttaattattaaatacgaattttatataaaaattattattatatttagtttttataaaaattaaaatttatgattattaatttatagtttttattagttttataaatgttataatattatgtattatttagttaattatatattctattaactaaataacaaaagtaatataaatattatatatatattcattgatgtaattatgttatattatatatcataatcttatttataatatttataattatattatatattttaagcgtacgtttattcggtcaacattaaatttattcgtatataacaactctaggtattttagtaaaatcggaagtcgaaaagtgagggttgttatattagTCATTTCAATTAATTGCACTCAAGTCAATTTTGGCTTGATCAATTTACAAATCCAGATCTAAAAATCACATAAATGATATCAATTTCAAAATAAAAAGTATATATCCATCATCGCATACGAACTAACTGAATATTTCAATCTAAACTACAAATAGAAAATCTAGCATATTTATAAGCATATTATAGTGTCAAAATGTTAACCAATTCAAGATTAATACACAAATACAAAACACATATAACTTCGAATTAGATAATTCACTAAATAAATTCAAATAACCATCAATTTACATAGGAATTTCACATCCATATGGCTGTCATTTCCATTTCACATTCTCCATAAGAACTACTACTATTATTTAGAACCACGCTAATCAACCCGAAATCGAATAGCGGTAGTGACGGAGGTTGAAGAAGTCAGCGGCAGTGGTTGTAGATGAAGATGGCGGCGACAATGGTTGATGATAGTAGCGTGTTCAATTTTAGTACTTTTGTTTCAGGTTTCATATTGTATCTCAGCTTAGATCCGTCAACACCGCCGCAATCTGAGCCGCCGCCACAGCCATCTCAGTTCGATTGGAAACCCCGAATCGTTGATGGAATCTGAGCCTCCACCACAGCCATCGTTGCGGATTAGAAACCTCGCCATCTCAGTTCGATTGACAACCATCAACTTGTATGTAATTTGGTTGCTTTGATTTAGGGTTTACTTTCTTGTTGCTTTGTAAATTGTTGTGTTTAATTGAATTTGAATAATGggtggtgatgaagatgatgaatcaaTCATGATAAGGATGATGAATCTGTGAGGAAGATAAAGATGATGAATCTACGAGGAAGACGAAGATGATGATCATGATAAATTATTGAGGATTGAGGATAAATATGAATAAATATAGATATGAAGATAATGGAAGAAAGGACAAAAAAAGACTGAAATACAAGTTTGAAAAAATTACGTCTGTCATCCCTCAACTTGTTAAAAGACTGAAACACCCTCGCATGATTCGCACATGATTGAGGTTAACAGAAAATTTGGACGGAATGTTGACAGAAGGACGACATGTGTTCATATGTACAACATGAGGGACGACGCAAGCAAGAAAAAAGAATAAGGATGACGTGAGAAGGCTGAATACAAGTTTAGGGACGACGAGCGTAATTTTgtcttttattaattaattaagatagtGGGTCATAAATTGTACGAGGAAGTACGTAATTGTTGGTAATATTTAGTCTTGAATTAGTTTTGAAAAAATTTACCGATGTGACGCTAATGCGATAGCTAATTATGAGAATAAATTATGTCTACATTGAGAGCACTATGAAGAATTTACCATCAACAATAATGTATAGAAATCGATCGATCGATGAACATAATTTAATGCCACTTGATAAAATAGATCCGTTAATATTTTCAGTGTTTTACTCTTCTATATATGTACGGAGTAATATGTAATGTAACATGGATACAAATACACTGTAACAAACATATACATATAAAGCACTCATCACCCCGGTCCCTTCAACTTCGTCCTCTGTTTCTTGTCCACTCTAGAGAAAatagaataaaataaaataaaatctttCCACTCTCTCTCACCATCTCTGCAATTTTTTGCTCCTTTTAACACCAAATTCTGTCATAATTAAGCAACAATCCAACGCATCTGGTTACAAACATGGTTGTTTTTGCACTTTCCATTGTGATTTTCTTGGCCATGACCGGTTATTCAAGTACGGTATTATTCTCTCAAATGTGTTTTTCACATTTTGTTTCTTTTATTTTGGGTTTTATCATATTTTGATTTTTGTTATATGGGTTTGGTATACTTTTAATTTTCTCAAGTGGTTCTTGATTATTAgtcttatattatttatattattttttttctttctcaaaTGGGTTTTACTCAGATTTGTGTTTTGAGCATCAATTTAACACCTTTTATTACTAATTGTCATCAACAGGTGCAGCATATTGTGTCTGTAACTCTGCACAGAGTGACTCAGTTCTTCAAAAGAACATAGATTATGCATGTGGAAATGGAGCTGATTGTGCTCAAATCCTTCAAAATGGTGCTTGTTTCAACCCAAATACTGTTAAAGATCACTGCAATTATGCTGTTAACAGCTATTATCAAAGGAAGGGTCAGATACAAGGAAGCTGTGATTTTTCAGGCACAGCTACAGTCAGCCAAACAGCCCCAGCTGGTATGTTTTTCAAACCATTTATTTGAGCAGCACAGCTATATTCACTTGTACTTTATGAAATAAAACTTATACATTATGTAGTAACTAACACACCAAAGTGAGTAAGTGACCAAACTTCTCTTTCTTTCTGAAATCCCTAATCTTAAAAAACTTGGAAATATATCTGAGTAACTTGTACGCTGTGCATCAAATCTTGTACATTGCATTCCTGCAAGTTAGGCACTTGTGttgcttttttttttattttttttatttttttaaattctaCTCTTAACGTTTTTGTTGTTTTTTGTTGATGATTTACAGGTGCAACTTCTGCTTGTTATTCTGGGAGCCCAGGGTAAGCATATTTATAACTAAATCCTGCACCTTTATCCACGTTATA comes from Rutidosis leptorrhynchoides isolate AG116_Rl617_1_P2 chromosome 4, CSIRO_AGI_Rlap_v1, whole genome shotgun sequence and encodes:
- the LOC139841074 gene encoding PLASMODESMATA CALLOSE-BINDING PROTEIN 1-like, which gives rise to MVVFALSIVIFLAMTGYSSAAYCVCNSAQSDSVLQKNIDYACGNGADCAQILQNGACFNPNTVKDHCNYAVNSYYQRKGQIQGSCDFSGTATVSQTAPAGATSACYSGSPGSTTPTTSSPPGTGTGTGTGTGTGTGTGTGTGTGTGGTGTGTGTNTGTGTGTGTGLTPSFGLGPSGTTDNSRAESSNSLTLLTLSVQGLILLLSLM